A window from Leguminivora glycinivorella isolate SPB_JAAS2020 chromosome 16, LegGlyc_1.1, whole genome shotgun sequence encodes these proteins:
- the LOC125234752 gene encoding uncharacterized protein LOC125234752, with protein sequence MESILPPPSPFIFDNNLENVTSGNLSVEWTKWKKAFSIYFDACELSKKEEKVQISILLHVIGERAREVYQQFESECTTLKSLIERFDKFFLPKKNLTIERHRFFTRCQHDGESIEQYAFELRKLAATCEFDKLMQDLIKDRLICGIKEDALRERLLREPDLTLSKSLDICNLAQMSKVQAGAIKQEAVEHKAYVVENNPRHSDEYNWTSEGSRNNQVWGVSHRGAPAHRGAARGRGRGGRYQAPARLPAPARPSPARRDHLFNRQVRGVNSANANVSCARCGLPHGSSKCPAIGRRCLKCSNYDHFSRMCNVYEVRAEENNDQGGDSS encoded by the exons ATGGAGTCTATCTTGCCGCCGCCGTCGCCGTTTATTTTCGATAATAATTTGGAAAATGTGACTTCTGGCAATTTGTCTGTGGAATGGACTAAGTGGAAAAAAGCTTTTAGTATTTACTTCGACGCGTGTGAGTTATCGAAGAAAGAGGAAAAGGTGCAAATTAGTATTTTGCTCCATGTCATCGGGGAGCGAGCTCGGGAAGTGTACCAACAGTTCGAATCGGAATGCACGACGTTAAAGAGTTTGATTGAGCGGTttgataagttttttttgcctAAGAAAAATTTAACTATAGAACGGCACAGATTTTTTACTCGTTGTCAGCATGATGGTGAGTCGATCGAGCAATACGCTTTTGAACTCAGGAAGCTGGCTGCCACCTGTGAATTCGACAAGCTAATGCAGGATTTAATAAAGGATAGACTGATTTGTGGTATAAAAGAGGACGCATTACGGGAGCGGCTGTTACGTGAGCCAGATCTTACGCTAAGTAAATCTTTGGATATTTGTAACTTGGCCCAGATGTCCAAGGTGCAAGCGGGGGCTATAAAGCAAGAGGCTGTGGAACATAAGGCATATGTGGTGGAAAATAATCCGAGGCATAGCGATGAGTACAATTGGACAAGTGAAGGTAGTCGAAACAATCAAGTTTGGGGGGTAAGTCACCGAGGAGCGCCGGCGCATCGAGGAGCGGCGCGCGGCCGGGGCCGGGGCGGCCGTTATCAGGCCCCCGCCCGCCTCCCCGCGCCCGCGCGCCCCAGTCCTGCCCGGCGGGATCACCTGTTTAATCGGCAAGTGCGGGGTGTAAATAGTGCTAATGCTAATGTTTCGTGTGCGCGATGTGGTTTGCCTCATGGCAGTTCAAAATGTCCTGCTATTGGCAGAAGGTGTCTGAAGTGTAGTAATTATGACCATTTTTCGCGGATGTGCAATGTTTACGAGGTGCGAGCTGAGGAAAACAATGATCAG GGTGGTGATTCCTCCTGA